The Musa acuminata AAA Group cultivar baxijiao chromosome BXJ2-2, Cavendish_Baxijiao_AAA, whole genome shotgun sequence genome has a segment encoding these proteins:
- the LOC135605892 gene encoding UDP-glycosyltransferase 87A1-like: MDPEPRNLDAKAANATAVAASCHVVAVPYPGRGHINPMMCLCHLLAAHGAVVTFVVTEEWLALLHAADAVPPPAAVRLRTIPNVIPSEAGRGADFPSFLEAVYTKMGDPLERLLDELDLPPAVIIADSYLSWAVAAGNRRGIPVALLVTISPAAFSVLYHFDRIPSHLLSLVAVSDHVAGEEFLGQWVPGLISFRLADVKSISMATTLKRALESANWVPKAQIILFTSFYELGPRVIDSLRSELSCPVYSVGPCIPYMMPQVNKSIPCSGNDVDYFSWLDSQKERSVLYVSLGSFHSVLESQMEEIAMGLRASETKFLWVARGNSPRMQEVCGKSGFVVPWCDQLRVLHHPSVGGFLTHCGWNSILEAIFAGVPMLTFPIAWDQPLNSRLVVDEWKIGLSLKEELRKDNIVGRDNVAMLVKRLMDSDGGVEGKEMRRRARELQRASLKAIEEGGSSHGSIISFLKGLKQCKN, translated from the exons ATGGATCCCGAGCCCCGTAATCTCGACGCAAAAGCGGCTAATGCCACAGCCGTTGCGGCGAGCTGCCACGTGGTGGCGGTTCCCTACCCGGGCCGCGGCCACATCAACCCCATGATGTGTCTGTGCCACCTCCTCGCGGCCCACGGGGCCGTCGTCACCTTCGTCGTCACCGAGGAGTGGCTTGCCCTCCTCCACGCCGCCGACGCCGTCCCGCCGCCTGCCGCCGTCCGCCTCCGCACCATCCCTAACGTCATCCCTTCCGAGGCGGGCCGCGGAGCCGACTTCCCTAGCTTCCTCGAGGCCGTCTATACCAAGATGGGCGACCCCTTAGAGCGCCTCCTCGACGAGCTGGATCTCCCGCCGGCCGTGATCATCGCCGACTCGTACCTGTCGTGGGCGGTGGCTGCCGGCAACCGCAGGGGCATCCCGGTGGCCTTGCTGGTCACCATATCCCCCGCCGCCTTCTCCGTTCTCTACCACTTCGACCGCATCCCTAGTCATCTGCTGTCTCTGGTGGCTGTGTCCGACCACGTCGCAG GAGAAGAGTTTTTGGGACAGTGGGTTCCTGGCCTAATTTCATTTAGATTAGCTGATGTCAAGTCCATCTCAATGGCGACGACACTAAAAAGAGCGTTGGAGTCTGCCAATTGGGTTCCAAAAGCACAAATCATTCTCTTCACTTCATTTTATGAGCTCGGGCCTCGTGTAATTGACTCGCTACGATCAGAGCTCTCATGCCCTGTGTATTCTGTGGGCCCTTGTATTCCTTACATGATGCCGCAAGTGAACAAGTCAATTCCATGCAGTGGCAATGATGTCGACTACTTCAGTTGGCTCGATTCCCAGAAGGAGCGATCCGTACTTTATGTCTCATTGGGCAGTTTCCACTCAGTCCTGGAATCTCAGATGGAAGAGATTGCAATGGGCTTACGTGCCAGTGAAACCAAGTTTCTGTGGGTTGCTCGTGGCAACTCTCCAAGAATGCAGGAGGTATGTGGTAAATCGGGCTTTGTCGTGCCATGGTGTGACCAGTTAAGGGTCTTGCATCATCCTTCGGTTGGAGGATTCTTGACTCATTGTGGGTGGAATTCAATACTAGAAGCCATATTTGCAGGGGTTCCAATGCTCACTTTCCCCATAGCATGGGATCAACCACTTAATAGCCGACTTGTAGTCGATGAATGGAAGATTGGTCTCAGTTTGAAGGAAGAGTTGCGGAAAGACAACATTGTTGGAAGAGATAATGTTGCCATGCTTGTCAAGAGACTCATGGACTCGGACGGTGGCGTCGAGGGTAAAGAGATGAGGAGAAGAGCAAGAGAACTGCAGAGGGCTTCTCTTAAAGCGATCGAGGAAGGTGGTTCATCACACGGCAGCATCATTTCTTTTCTAAAAGGACTTAAGCAGTGCAAAAACTGA
- the LOC135605893 gene encoding UDP-glycosyltransferase 87A1-like, with protein MTQSMAAASSTCHLVAVPYPGRGHVNPMMCLCRLLAAHGALVTFVVTEEWLALLRAAPAPPPPTAIRLRTIPNVIPSESGRAADFPGFLDAVFTRMGDPFERLLDELEPAPAAIVADSYLPWAVAVGNRRGIPVASLFTMSAAFFSVFYQVDRVPGLLRPQAAVPDHAIGGDLLAQWIPGLTSLRSADFMPLIRMKKPTERVLESFSWIPKAQTVLFTTFYELEPRVLDSLRSELPCPVYSVGPCIPYMLPQVNGSIPCSGNEDDYFSWLDSQMERSVLYVSLGSFLSVSKSQMEEIAMGLCASQPKFLWVARDDSLRIQQMCARSGLVVPWCDQLRVLHHPSVGGFLTHCGWNSTLEAVFAGVPMLTFPLLWDQIANSRLVVEEWKVGLSLKEKLGEDNVIGRDDIAMFVKRLMDSNGLESTEMRRRATELRMASLKAIDEGGSSDTGITSFLHGLMKCND; from the exons ATGACACAGTCCATGGCGGCCGCCTCGTCGACCTGCCACCTGGTGGCGGTTCCCTACCCGGGCCGCGGCCACGTCAACCCCATGATGTGCCTGTGCCGCCTCCTCGCCGCCCACGGCGCCCTCGTCACCTTCGTCGTCACCGAGGAGTGGCTCGCCCTCCTCCGCGCCGCACCCGCCCCGCCGCCGCCGACGGCAATCCGCCTCCGCACCATCCCCAACGTCATCCCCTCCGAGTCGGGCCGCGCCGCCGACTTCCCCGGGTTCCTCGACGCCGTGTTCACCAGGATGGGCGACCCCTTCGAGCGCCTCCTCGACGAGCTGGAGCCCGCGCCGGCCGCCATCGTGGCCGACTCGTACCTGCCCTGGGCCGTGGCAGTCGGCAACCGCAGGGGCATCCCGGTGGCCTCGCTGTTCACCATGTCCGCCGCCTTCTTCTCCGTTTTCTACCAAGTGGACCGCGTCCCTGGCCTGTTGCGGCCTCAGGCAGCCGTGCCTGACCACGCAATAG GAGGAGATCTTTTGGCGCAATGGATTCCTGGCCTAACTTCTCTTAGATCAGCAGACTTCATGCCCTTAATTCGAATGAAGAAGCCAACTGAGAGAGTGTTGGAGTCCTTCTCCTGGATTCCAAAGGCACAAACTGTTCTCTTCACTACCTTCTACGAGCTCGAGCCTCGTGTACTTGACTCACTTCGATCAGAGCTCCCATGCCCTGTGTACTCTGTCGGACCCTGTATTCCTTACATGCTGCCACAAGTGAACGGCTCAATTCCATGCAGTGGCAATGAGGACGACTACTTCAGCTGGCTCGATTCCCAGATGGAACGATCTGTGCTTTATGTCTCATTGGGCAGCTTCCTCTCTGTCTCAAAGTCACAGATGGAAGAGATAGCAATGGGCCTCTGTGCCAGCCAACCCAAGTTCCTGTGGGTTGCTCGTGATGACTCTCTCAGAATTCAGCAGATGTGTGCTAGATCGGGCCTCGTGGTGCCATGGTGCGACCAGCTGAGGGTCCTGCATCATCCTTCAGTTGGAGGATTCCTGACTCACTGTGGGTGGAATTCAACTCTGGAAGCTGTGTTTGCAGGGGTTCCAATGCTCACCTTCCCCCTACTATGGGATCAAATAGCTAATAGCCGACTTGTTGTAGAAGAATGGAAGGTTGGTCTCAGTTTGAAGGAAAAGTTGGGCGAAGACAACGTTATTGGAAGAGATGACATCGCCATGTTTGTCAAGAGACTAATGGATTCCAATGGCCTTGAGAGTACAGAGATGAGGAGAAGAGCCACGGAACTCCGAATGGCTTCTCTTAAAGCGATTGATGAAGGTGGTTCTTCCGACACTGGCATCACTTCCTTCCTACATGGCCTTATGAAGTGTAATGATTGA